From the genome of Pseudomonas sp. WJP1:
CACAGTGGTACGGCAAGACCCACAGTCTTGCGCTGCCGGGCATGGCCGCGCCGGTAACCACCGAAATCGCCAAGCTCACGGCGATCTGGGCCGTTCAGGCGGCATTGCTGGTCGGCATCATCATGGTGTTGGTGTTCGGCTTCCAGGCAATTCGCGGCAAGTTGGCCGAAGGCAGCCGAAGTGCGGTCAGCGGTTCATTGTTGGCAGCGATGAACACGGCGTCGGAATACGGCTTCGGTGCGGTGATTGCGTCGTTGCCAGGCTTTCTGGTGCTGGCCGACTGGCTCAAAAGCATCCCTAACCCGCTGGTCAACGAAGCGATCACCGTGACCCTGCTGGCGGGCATCACAGGTTCAGCGTCCGGCGGTATGAGCATTGCGCTCGCGGCCATGGCCAATGACTTCATCGCAGCGGCCCATGCCGCCAACATCCCGCTGGAAGTCCTGCACCGGGTAGCGGCCATGGCCAGCGGCGGCATGGACACCCTGCCGCACAACGGCGCGGTGATTACCTTGCTGGCGGTGACCGGCCTGACCCACCGCGAAGCCTACAAAGACATTTTCTGTATTACGCTGATCAAGACCCTGGCGGTTTTCGTAGTGATCGGCACTTTCTACGCCACTGGCATTGTGTGAGGTATTGATGACGACTCTTTCGGGCAAGACCGCACTGGTTACCGGCTCCACCAGCGGCATTGGCTTAGGCATAGCCCTGAGCCTGGCCAAGGCTGGCGCCAACCTGATTCTCAACGGATTCGGCGATGCATCCAAAGTGATTGCCGAAGTAGAGCAGTTCGGCGGCAAGGTTGGCCATCATCCGGCCGACGTCAGCGACCCGGCGCAGATCGCCGACATGATCGCCTACGCCGAGCGCGAATTCGGCGGCGTCGACATTCTGGTCAACAACGCCGGCATCCAGCATGTGGCCCCCGTGGACGAGTTCCCGGTGGAGCGCTGGGATTCGATCATCGCCATCAACCTGTCATCGGTGTTCCACAGCACCCGCCTTGCCCTGCCGGGCATGCGCGCCAAAGGCTGGGGCCGGGTGATCAACATCGCCTCGGTGCATGGCCTGGTGGGCTCGACGGGCAAGGCCGCTTATGTCGCCGCCAAGCACGGCGTGATAGGGCTGACCAAGGTCGTCGCCCTGGAAACGGCCACCAGCAACATCACCTGCAATGCCATTTGCCCGGGCTGGGTGCTGACTCCGCTGGTGCAGAAACAGATCGACGATCGTGCCGCCAAGGGCATCGACCTGCAACAGGCGCAGCACGATTTGCTGGCTGAGAAACAGCCGTCGCTGGAGTTCGTGACGCCGCCGCAATTGGGTGAACTGGTGCTGTTTTTGTGCAGCGAAGCTGGCACCCAGGTGCGGGGCGCGGCGTGGAATATCGATGGTGGGTGGTTGGCGCAGTAAACACCCGCTGGACCGAGTTATCGGTCATCGCCTGTAGGAGCCAGCGATGCGGCGACCCGACTTGCCGGCGAACCAGACGCCGCCGTGTATCTGTTAGACCGCGTCATCGTTCTTCGCCGGCAAGTCGGGTCGCCGCATCGCTGGCTCCTACAGGCGAATGACTCTGCAGATAAAAAAAAGAGGCACATCATGTCCGAAGTACTGTGGCAACCCACCGCCGAACGCATCGGCAAGACTCGCATGGAAGCGTTTCGGCGCTTCATTATCCAACGGCACCACCTGCACATCGACGACTACCCCGCCCTGCACCAATGGTCGATCGATCAGCGCCCGGACTTCTGGCAGGCCATCGTCGACTTCTTCGACATCCGCTTCCATGAGCAACCCGACGCCGTACTGCTGGAAGGCCCGCAGATGCCCAGCGCCCAGTGGTTCCCCGGCGCTACCCTGAATTTCGCCGAACACCTGCTCAGTCGTCGAGACGATGCCGTGGCCGTGGTGGCCGTGGCTGAAAACGGCCAGCGTGAACACTTGACCTGGGCCGAATTAGCGGAGCATGTCGCCGGCTTTCAGAATGGCTTGATCGCAGCCGGTGTCGGCCTTGGCGACCGGGTGGCGGCGTGCATGCCCAACACCTGGCAAACCTTGGTGGCCATGCTCGCCACCACCAGCCTCGGGGCCATATGGTCCTGTTCCTCGCCTGATTTCGGCACCCAAGGGGTGATCGACCGCTTCGGCCAGATCGAACCGAAAGTGCTGGTCACCTGCGCCGGTTATCGTTACGCCGGCAAGGCGATCGACCAGAGCGCCAAGGTAAACGAAATCCTCGAACGCCTGCCATCGTTGCAGCAGCTGGTGATCGTGCCTTATGCGCGGCCCGAAACACACATCGAAGATTTCCGTACCCAGGCCAACGTCACCCTTTGGGACGATTTTTATGATCCTGGTGGCGACCCTGATTTCGTTGCGGTGCCTTTCGACCATCCGCTGTACATCCTCTATTCCAGCGGCACCACTGGCGTGCCCAAATGCATCATCCACAGCACCGGTGGCGTGCTGCTGCAACACGTCAAGGAACACGGCCTGCATTGCGATCTCGGCCCCGGTGATCGCCTGTTCTACTACACCACCTGCGGCTGGATGATGTGGAACTGGCTGGTCTCGGCCCTGGCGGTGGGCAGCGCCGTGGTGCTGTACGACGGCTCGCCGTTCCACCCGGATGCCCAACGCTTGATCGACCTGATCGACGACGAGCGCATCACGGTGTTCGGCACCAGCCCCAAGTACCTCGCCACCCTGCAAAGCAGCGGCGTGAAGCCTGGGCAAAGCCATGACCTGGGCAGCCTCAAGACTTTGCTCTGCACCGGCTCCGCGCTGTCGCCGCAGAGCTACGACTACGTCTATCGCGATTTCAAGGCCGACCTGTGCCTGGCCTCGATGTCGGGCGGCACCGACATCGTCTCGTGCTTTGTCAACGGCAACCCCTGGCAGCCGGTGCGCCGCGGCGAAATACAGGGCAAGAGCCTGGGCATGGCCGTGGAGGTGTGGAACGACGAGGGCCGGGCGGTCATTGGCGAAAAGGGCGAACTGGTGTGTACGCGGCACTTCCCGGCGATGCCGATCGGCCTGTGGAACGACCCCGATGGCGCAAAGCTCCAGGCGTCCTACTTCAGTCAATTTCCCGGTGTCTGGGCCCAGGGCGACTACGCCGAACAACTGCCCCATGGCGCGATGATGATCCATGGGCGCTCCGACGCCGTGCTCAATCCCGGCGGCGTGCGTATCGGCACGGCGGAAATCTATCGGCAAGTGGAGAAAATCCCGCAGGTGCTCGACAGCGTGGCCATCGGTCAGCAATGGCAGGACGACGTGCGGGTGGTGCTGTTTGTGCGCTTGCACGAGGGTGTGGAACTGGATGATGCGCTGCAGCAGCAGATCCGCCAGGTCATTCGCGCCAACACCACGCCGCGTCATGTGCCGGCGAAGATTGTCGCGGTGACCGACATTCCCCGGACCATCAGCGGCAAAATCGTCGAGCTG
Proteins encoded in this window:
- the hbdH gene encoding 3-hydroxybutyrate dehydrogenase encodes the protein MTTLSGKTALVTGSTSGIGLGIALSLAKAGANLILNGFGDASKVIAEVEQFGGKVGHHPADVSDPAQIADMIAYAEREFGGVDILVNNAGIQHVAPVDEFPVERWDSIIAINLSSVFHSTRLALPGMRAKGWGRVINIASVHGLVGSTGKAAYVAAKHGVIGLTKVVALETATSNITCNAICPGWVLTPLVQKQIDDRAAKGIDLQQAQHDLLAEKQPSLEFVTPPQLGELVLFLCSEAGTQVRGAAWNIDGGWLAQ
- a CDS encoding acetoacetate--CoA ligase, producing MSEVLWQPTAERIGKTRMEAFRRFIIQRHHLHIDDYPALHQWSIDQRPDFWQAIVDFFDIRFHEQPDAVLLEGPQMPSAQWFPGATLNFAEHLLSRRDDAVAVVAVAENGQREHLTWAELAEHVAGFQNGLIAAGVGLGDRVAACMPNTWQTLVAMLATTSLGAIWSCSSPDFGTQGVIDRFGQIEPKVLVTCAGYRYAGKAIDQSAKVNEILERLPSLQQLVIVPYARPETHIEDFRTQANVTLWDDFYDPGGDPDFVAVPFDHPLYILYSSGTTGVPKCIIHSTGGVLLQHVKEHGLHCDLGPGDRLFYYTTCGWMMWNWLVSALAVGSAVVLYDGSPFHPDAQRLIDLIDDERITVFGTSPKYLATLQSSGVKPGQSHDLGSLKTLLCTGSALSPQSYDYVYRDFKADLCLASMSGGTDIVSCFVNGNPWQPVRRGEIQGKSLGMAVEVWNDEGRAVIGEKGELVCTRHFPAMPIGLWNDPDGAKLQASYFSQFPGVWAQGDYAEQLPHGAMMIHGRSDAVLNPGGVRIGTAEIYRQVEKIPQVLDSVAIGQQWQDDVRVVLFVRLHEGVELDDALQQQIRQVIRANTTPRHVPAKIVAVTDIPRTISGKIVELAVRNVVHGQKVKNTDALANPEALEQFRDRPELQD